In a genomic window of Mycoplasma iguanae:
- a CDS encoding 23S rRNA (pseudouridine(1915)-N(3))-methyltransferase RlmH encodes MKINVISVGSLKNDLQKIYDSYAKKISFFAKINLIEIKESNEKNIQQKITFETTKILEKIPHNSRVILCSLQGKQISSDEFANFTEIDNITFVIGGSNGVDEKLFKEKINFSKMTFPHQLFRIMLIEQIYRGFTIKKNIKYHK; translated from the coding sequence ATGAAAATTAATGTTATTTCTGTTGGTAGTTTAAAAAATGATCTTCAAAAAATTTATGATTCATATGCTAAAAAAATTAGTTTTTTTGCAAAAATTAATTTAATTGAAATTAAAGAATCTAATGAAAAAAACATTCAACAAAAAATTACTTTTGAAACAACAAAAATTCTTGAAAAAATACCACATAATTCTCGAGTAATTTTATGTTCTTTACAAGGAAAACAAATTTCTTCAGATGAATTTGCTAATTTTACAGAAATTGATAATATCACGTTTGTGATCGGTGGATCAAATGGAGTTGATGAAAAACTATTTAAAGAAAAAATTAATTTTTCTAAAATGACATTTCCACATCAGCTTTTTAGAATAATGTTAATTGAACAAATTTATCGAGGTTTTACAATCAAAAAAAATATTAAATATCATAAATAG
- a CDS encoding PTS glucose transporter subunit IIB translates to MSFKDKIIMVSLTIITLGLIWIYWINKKTPKKDYLSTSVKIPFALEKFLELLGSKNNIQNCSFTHNKVRIDLKNTKIVDREAIQDLKGISGVVLSSNSITIIVGNVAKTIAEKIINELN, encoded by the coding sequence ATGTCATTCAAAGATAAAATAATTATGGTTAGTTTAACAATTATAACTTTAGGTTTAATTTGGATTTATTGAATTAACAAAAAAACACCTAAAAAAGATTACTTAAGCACTTCAGTCAAAATCCCTTTTGCCCTTGAAAAGTTTTTAGAACTTTTAGGTTCTAAAAATAATATTCAAAATTGTTCTTTTACACACAATAAAGTGAGAATTGATTTAAAAAACACAAAAATTGTTGATCGTGAAGCTATTCAAGATCTAAAAGGAATTTCTGGTGTTGTTTTATCTTCTAACAGCATTACCATTATCGTTGGAAATGTAGCAAAAACAATCGCCGAAAAAATTATCAATGAATTAAACTAG
- the mnmG gene encoding tRNA uridine-5-carboxymethylaminomethyl(34) synthesis enzyme MnmG: MNKNYDAIVVGGGHAGVEATYVLAKKGFRVALVTLNINKLASMPCNPSIGGPAKGIITREIDALGGVQGYFSDHAMIQIKMLNESKGPAVRAIRAQIDKDKYSAIILEDIKTKKNITLIEDIVEDLVVKNDQIEAIITQKHGKLTAKVAILTTGTYMDSRVLRGEEVVISGPDGEKTTKGISEKLRELGFELQRLKTGTPPRIFTDSIDFSKVEEEILDKSFLSFSDYSGIKLDKQIHCYLTYTNEKTHKIILDNLDRSSMYSGLINGVGPRYCPSVEDKIVRFQDKERHQIFFEPETRKGDLMYINGLSTSMPIEVQKAMIETIPGLENAKVAKWAYAIEYDAINPLQVQRTLETKLVKGLFFAGQINGTSGYEEAAAQGLIAGINAGQMLTNAEPIEITRNDGYIGVLIDDLVTKGTNEPYRMLTSRAEYRLLLRNDNADIRMAKYALKAKTISQERYNEIIAKYDAIDQKIKELEKEFISPKDNIGTKYNILNGQSKLKTLMRPDVNPQDILADFDYLEQLTTIVRLEGYIQKQKNEAKKMIRLEKLKLPDDIDWNKVDNLASEARDKLIKIRPRTVGQASRISGINPADIQMIMFYLNTRNIKNEN, encoded by the coding sequence ATGAACAAAAACTATGATGCTATAGTAGTTGGCGGTGGTCATGCTGGAGTTGAAGCAACATATGTTCTTGCAAAAAAAGGCTTCAGAGTAGCACTTGTCACTTTAAATATCAATAAATTGGCTTCTATGCCATGTAATCCATCAATTGGTGGCCCTGCAAAAGGAATTATTACAAGAGAAATTGATGCCTTGGGAGGAGTACAAGGTTATTTTTCTGATCATGCCATGATTCAAATTAAAATGTTAAATGAATCAAAAGGACCAGCTGTAAGAGCCATTAGGGCACAGATTGATAAAGATAAATATTCTGCAATTATTTTAGAAGACATTAAAACTAAAAAGAATATTACATTAATTGAAGATATTGTTGAAGATCTAGTTGTTAAAAATGATCAAATTGAAGCAATCATTACTCAAAAACACGGAAAACTTACTGCAAAAGTTGCGATTTTAACTACAGGAACTTACATGGATTCACGTGTTTTAAGAGGAGAAGAAGTAGTTATTTCTGGACCAGATGGTGAAAAAACTACTAAAGGTATTTCTGAAAAACTAAGGGAATTAGGTTTCGAATTACAAAGATTAAAAACAGGAACGCCTCCTAGAATTTTTACAGATTCAATTGATTTTTCGAAAGTAGAAGAAGAAATTTTAGACAAATCTTTTTTAAGTTTTAGTGATTATTCTGGCATTAAGCTAGACAAACAAATTCATTGTTATTTAACTTATACCAATGAAAAAACTCACAAAATTATTTTAGATAATTTAGACCGTTCTTCAATGTATTCTGGTTTGATTAATGGAGTTGGTCCAAGATATTGTCCATCTGTAGAAGATAAAATTGTACGTTTTCAAGACAAAGAACGTCATCAGATTTTTTTTGAACCAGAAACAAGGAAAGGTGATTTAATGTATATTAATGGCCTTTCAACTTCCATGCCAATTGAAGTTCAAAAAGCAATGATTGAAACTATTCCTGGATTAGAAAATGCTAAAGTTGCAAAATGAGCTTATGCTATTGAATATGACGCAATTAACCCTTTACAAGTGCAAAGAACTTTAGAAACTAAATTAGTTAAAGGTTTGTTTTTTGCAGGCCAAATTAATGGCACTTCAGGTTATGAAGAAGCAGCAGCTCAAGGTTTAATAGCTGGAATTAATGCAGGTCAAATGTTAACAAATGCAGAGCCAATTGAAATTACCAGAAATGATGGATATATTGGAGTTTTAATTGATGATTTAGTAACTAAAGGCACTAATGAACCATATAGAATGTTAACTTCTAGAGCTGAATATCGCTTACTTTTAAGAAATGATAATGCAGATATTAGAATGGCAAAATATGCTTTGAAAGCAAAAACAATTTCACAAGAAAGATATAATGAAATTATTGCTAAATATGATGCAATTGACCAAAAAATTAAAGAATTAGAAAAAGAATTTATTTCACCTAAAGATAATATAGGAACTAAATATAATATTTTAAATGGGCAATCAAAATTAAAAACTCTTATGCGTCCAGATGTAAATCCTCAAGATATCCTTGCAGATTTTGATTATTTAGAACAATTAACAACTATAGTTCGTCTGGAAGGTTATATCCAAAAACAAAAAAATGAAGCCAAAAAAATGATTCGCTTAGAAAAATTAAAATTACCTGATGATATTGATTGAAATAAGGTTGATAATCTAGCTTCAGAAGCCAGAGATAAATTAATTAAAATCCGTCCAAGAACAGTTGGACAAGCTTCTAGAATTAGTGGAATTAATCCAGCTGATATTCAAATGATTATGTTTTATTTAAATACAAGAAATATAAAAAATGAAAATTAA
- the rnc gene encoding ribonuclease III: MNKMEKLFQKIAIQPNDLKIFQKAFTHKSFSNSYPKSPNYNMLEFLGDSILQFKTSNFIYHNFFEIEEGEATLLRAKNVNTKALSELATALELTKYVRIAKNSEPILQNPKIQADLFESLVAAIYLDQGDEKLEQFLERFFYPQIKKSFSQKHINLKDPKTTFQEYVQHFSKKSVQYIVTKSDEDGQYHAILKHENQNFGRGIGKSKKEAETNAALEALTNLKIVK, encoded by the coding sequence ATGAATAAAATGGAAAAATTATTTCAAAAAATTGCAATCCAGCCAAACGATTTAAAAATATTTCAAAAAGCTTTTACACACAAATCTTTTTCAAATTCCTATCCCAAATCGCCGAATTACAATATGCTAGAATTTTTAGGAGATAGCATTTTACAATTCAAAACTTCTAATTTTATTTATCATAATTTTTTTGAAATTGAGGAAGGCGAAGCAACACTGCTAAGGGCAAAAAATGTTAATACAAAAGCGCTTTCAGAATTAGCTACAGCCCTAGAATTAACAAAGTATGTGCGTATTGCTAAAAATTCTGAACCAATTTTACAAAACCCCAAAATTCAAGCTGATCTTTTTGAATCATTGGTAGCTGCAATTTATTTAGATCAAGGTGATGAAAAATTAGAACAATTTTTAGAACGTTTTTTTTACCCTCAAATTAAAAAATCTTTTTCCCAAAAACACATCAATTTAAAAGACCCAAAAACAACTTTTCAAGAATACGTTCAGCATTTTAGTAAGAAATCTGTCCAATACATCGTTACTAAATCTGATGAAGATGGTCAATATCATGCTATTTTAAAACACGAAAACCAAAATTTTGGTCGTGGGATTGGTAAAAGTAAAAAAGAAGCTGAAACTAATGCAGCTCTTGAAGCTTTAACTAACTTAAAAATTGTTAAATAG